The Natranaerovirga pectinivora DNA segment AGATTTAAAATTTGACACTTGATATTGAATGACATTTAATTCATCTCTATTTAAACGGCTAATCTCTTCTACTCTTCTATTATTCATCCTATCAATGGTACATATGATAGTTTCTCTTGACGCTCTATCCCCATTTCGAAAAAAATAACTCACATAACCATCATAGGGACTATTTATTACTTCCTCATCTCTAATAATAATGCCTGTGAAAAACTCACCTTCTCTTATAGAACCACTTATTGCCTCAAATCTAGAAGGGTTTTTTCTACTTATAAAAGTGAACACAGAAATAATTATATATATAAGGATAACACTATATATTATCAAACCAATATTAAATGGCCTTCTTTTTTTATATTGAATAACTTTTCCACTCAATCTTAATAGCACCCTTTCCTTAGTCCACTACCATTAAGATAGTTGTATTTTTTTCCTTGGTATGTCCCTCTTTTATTCATAATCAATTCTATCTCGTCTTTTATTTTCCACCAGCTTGTATCCCAGTTGCAAAAAATAGTTTCTTCATTAGGTGCCCGACCTAATAACCTTTGAATACTTATATTTGGATTAAGATACTCTAAAAACAAAATAACTCTTTCAATGTATTCATTTTTTGAACACAAACTGATTTTATTGTTTTCATATAAATATGCCATTTCTGTGTTTTTTGCTACATACAAGGAATGCAATTTGACATAATCTATTCCAAGTGCTGATAGAATCTTGGCAGACTCTTTTGCGTCATCTTCATTATCCTCTGGAAGATTAAGAATAAGATGTGTACAAATTTTGAACTCGTACATTTTAATCTTTAGAACTGCATCTATATATTCTCCTAAAGTATGGCCTCTTTTAATTTTTTGTAATGTATGATAATTAACGGTTTGAAGACCTAACTCTATTGTTATATTTATCCCCTTTTCTTTTTTTAGTGTTGATAAAAACTCTAAATAATCTTCCCTGATACAATCTGGTCTTGTAGAAATTGCAATTTCAACCACATCTTCTATTAAAGCTTCTTTTACATATTTTTTAAAATCCTCTAATGGCAAAAAAGTATTGGTATAGTTTTGAAAATACGCAATAAATTTATTTGCTTTATATTTATTTTTAATATAATCTCTATTTTTCAAAAGTTGTTCCTTAACCTCTATAGTGTTGGAAAGCATTTCAAAGCCTGTCCCAACTTCCGCACAAAATGAACAGCCTGCCCCGTCTATTCTATTAGGACAAGTCACAGGCAGATTCACTGGCAATTTATATACTTTATCATTATAAAGGT contains these protein-coding regions:
- a CDS encoding TIGR01212 family radical SAM protein (This family includes YhcC from E. coli K-12, an uncharacterized radical SAM protein.), with amino-acid sequence MTTNNRLYYTYSNYLKNLYNDKVYKLPVNLPVTCPNRIDGAGCSFCAEVGTGFEMLSNTIEVKEQLLKNRDYIKNKYKANKFIAYFQNYTNTFLPLEDFKKYVKEALIEDVVEIAISTRPDCIREDYLEFLSTLKKEKGINITIELGLQTVNYHTLQKIKRGHTLGEYIDAVLKIKMYEFKICTHLILNLPEDNEDDAKESAKILSALGIDYVKLHSLYVAKNTEMAYLYENNKISLCSKNEYIERVILFLEYLNPNISIQRLLGRAPNEETIFCNWDTSWWKIKDEIELIMNKRGTYQGKKYNYLNGSGLRKGCY